In Pseudomonadales bacterium, the genomic stretch ACGTGCCGTTCTGGTGGCTGAAATGCCTGCTGTGGGAGCGTCAGGAGCGTTCGCGCCTGATCGCGTGGTACCACCGCTTGCTGGTATGGGACCTGATGGAGCGCCCGTGGCTGACGCGCACCCTGGAACGCCTGCTGAATCCGCTGCTGGGGAAGAGTGTTGTCATGTATTTCGAAAAGGCGTGCCACGCATGAGCGAACTCTATCTCAGCAAGGGGTTGTATCCCGAAAGCTTCCTGCAGCCCAGCGTCGATTTCATCCTTGCGACGCAGCGACCCGACGGCTGCATCCCGTGGTTTGCAGGCGGACACGCCGATCCCTGGGACCACGTCGAGGCAGCGATGGGCCTCAGCGTCGCTGGCGAATTCGAAGCAGCCGCACGCGCCTACCGCTGGCTTGTGCGCACCCAGTTGCCGGATGGATCCTGGTGGACCGCCTACCGTGATGGCGATCCACTGGCGGCCGATCGTCGCGAGACGAATTTCGTCGCCTATATCGCCACCGGCGTCTGGCACCATTATCTGGCGAGCGGCAACGTCGAGCTGCTCGAGGAATTCTGGGAGCCGGTCGAGCGCGCGATCGAATTCGTGCTCGGGCAGCAGACCGTGCACGGTGATATCTGCTGGGCGGTCGACGCCGACGGCAACACCATGGATGACGCGCTCATCACCGGCTGCAGTTCGATCCACAAGAGCCTGGAGTGCGCGATCAACATCGCGCACACGTTGCGCCGGCCGCGTCCGCGCTGGGTCGTGGCACGCTGGCGTCTCGGCGAGGCCTTGCGCCACCGCACGTATCGTTTCGACCGCAACTGGGAAAGCAAGGCGCGCTATTCGATGGACTGGTTCTACCCGGTGCTCGGCGGGGTGCTGGGCCGCACGCAGGCAAAGGCGCGTCTCGTCGGGCGCTGGGAAGTGTTCGTGAAGGACGGCATGGGTTGCCGTTGCGTCAGCGATGAGCCGTGGGTGACGGTGGCGGAGTCGGCCGAGCTGACGATGGCGCTGCTCGGCGCCGGCGAACACGCGCGTGCGGCCCGGCTGTTCAGCTGGCTGCATCAGTGGCGTGACGGGGACGGCGCGTACTGG encodes the following:
- a CDS encoding prenyltransferase, yielding MSELYLSKGLYPESFLQPSVDFILATQRPDGCIPWFAGGHADPWDHVEAAMGLSVAGEFEAAARAYRWLVRTQLPDGSWWTAYRDGDPLAADRRETNFVAYIATGVWHHYLASGNVELLEEFWEPVERAIEFVLGQQTVHGDICWAVDADGNTMDDALITGCSSIHKSLECAINIAHTLRRPRPRWVVARWRLGEALRHRTYRFDRNWESKARYSMDWFYPVLGGVLGRTQAKARLVGRWEVFVKDGMGCRCVSDEPWVTVAESAELTMALLGAGEHARAARLFSWLHQWRDGDGAYWTGYQWVEDVLWPLEKPTWTAGAILLAADALTAHTPASRLFTGVQLVDSPQQAKRLDPRQLFVQP